A region of Salvia splendens isolate huo1 chromosome 17, SspV2, whole genome shotgun sequence DNA encodes the following proteins:
- the LOC121773631 gene encoding bZIP transcription factor RISBZ3-like, which yields MLSTFPASFSADALLGNPFEPGFPWENHDLPFLFNQQDQPPVVAPIEPESVSSNSVSPTQNPALSSGSADSNRNDPKTSLSSGSDDQDPDKFNKKRSGCSETVLDDRKRRRMMSNRESAQRSRMRKQKHLENLRNQANRLKVGNREQMNRLRLIVSQTRMFRGENERLRNEAVVLRQRLWDIRQVLVVRQLQQIMNPMQMLNNHPTL from the coding sequence ATGTTGTCCACTTTTCCGGCTTCTTTCTCCGCCGACGCCCTCCTCGGCAACCCCTTCGAACCCGGTTTCCCTTGGGAAAACCACGACCTCCCTTTTCTCTTTAACCAACAAGATCAACCGCCTGTTGTCGCTCCTATCGAACCGGAATCGGTTAGTTCCAACTCCGTTTCACCCACCCAGAACCCAGCTCTGAGTTCCGGTTCGGCTGACTCGAACCGGAACGATCCTAAGACCTCGTTAAGCTCCGGTTCTGACGACCAGGACCCggataaatttaataaaaaacggTCCGGGTGCAGTGAGACTGTTTTGGATGATCGAAAGCGCAGGCGTATGATGTCGAACCGGGAGTCGGCCCAGCGGTCCCGAATGCGAAAACAGAAACACTTGGAGAATCTGAGGAACCAAGCGAACCGGCTTAAGGTTGGGAACCGGGAACAAATGAACCGGCTCCGGCTCATTGTTTCCCAAACCCGGATGTTCCGCGGCGAAAACGAACGCCTCCGTAACGAGGCAGTGGTGCTCCGGCAAAGACTCTGGGACATTCGCCAAGTATTGGTTGTCCGGCAGCTTCAGCAGATTATGAATCCAATGCAAATGCTAAATAATCACCCCACTTTATAA